The nucleotide sequence ACATTgcaacattttgaaaacaaactatTAATATTAGGCTACAttcttttctattattaatatttatatttatcatacaaaatagcataagagagatttatcttcattgtttctTCTCAATTTTTGCAGTCACACTATAGGAcacatttgcatattagtctgtcaactaccaATGTAGAGAAAATTATTACGAAAATATTGTCAAAAAAAGACTATTTTTCTTAGCGACAAGCTTAGCTTAAGACATTCAAGATGACTTCTTGAATCCAACGGTAGCCAGCAGTTTCTGACCCAACTTTTAAGAGGGAATGTTTTACAGCAATATGAAATTCTCCATTGTGACtgtccttaaagtgatagttcacccaaaaaggaaaattctgtcagtatTTATTCACcgttcaaacctgtacgactttcttccgcagaacacaaaaaaacatattttgaaccGGTTGGTAACTGatcagcgccggcacccattcacttctatttagTTTACCTGAAGGGCTCGGTCTCGTGGACGTCCAGGGCCGCCCCCCGTATTCTGCCCTCTTTCAGAGCCTGGGCCAGAGCTTTCTCGTCCACCAGACCTCCACGAGCGGTGTTCACCAGGAACGCCCCCTGACGCATCTATAGTCAACACAAAGCCACGATCACCGAGTTTTATTCTAACCCACATAACACAGTTCATAGAACCAGCACATCTGTGGGCAGCACCTGTTTGATGGTGAAGTCATTGATGAGGTGGTGGTTGTGTTCATTTAGACTGCAGTGCAGGGTGACGCAATCGCTGTGGAAGAGCAGGTCCTGTAAGGTGTTGACCCTCTGCAGCCCAAGGGCTCGCTCCATCCCGTCAGACAGGTACGGATCGTAGAAGATCACGTTAAAGCCGAACGCTTTGGCCCTCAGAGCCACCCCCTGTCCGACTCGCCCTGAGACCAGACATATCATGAAAGATGGGCCTTTTGATATTGAAATCGCTATAACCAGGTCATGCTTTGGCTATGAGATTATCTAGTGTCACTTTTTCTACACACCTAGGCCAATGATCCCCAGCGTTTCCCCTCTGATCCGGGCCGCCCCAGAGGCGACCTCTCGGATCTGCTCCACGCTCTGGACACGTGTGCCCTCCCGGAGGGCCTGGTGCAGCCAGGTGGTGCGTCGGTAAAGGTTGAGGATGTGACACATGGTGGAGTCTGCGGTCTCCTCTACTGAAGCTGCTGGCATGTTACAGACTGCTATTCCTGCAGATGTGGATGGATTACGGTCAGATTCCTTATACAAACTcagaataacattttattgttttctgtgCTTTTATTGTTCAAAGAGATTCTCGCTTAATGGTTTAGCTTTCTTAATTACTTTCTTAATTCAATTTTAtgtcaaaattatgttttataagtAAGTGACAGATGCATCACATTTTTGCCAACTTACATATAGAAGGATCAATTAAtcataaaacttaaaaattgtATGTACCACAAAATGattattgttttgaaaataaatctgttgatttttcttgtttgatttatTACGttttttgtcaaaaatatcaTCATGGCACTATCGTGATCGCAAACCCAATACCGTGTACTGTCTTGAATCATGAGCTGTATGTGCTGTTACAATCTAGCATAGATCAAAtagaaaaaaagttttatttcatcCCCTTTCTCTCCATCTAGGAGAAACCATCACGAAAGACATTATTTGAAACTTTATGGGAACAATGCTGCGTGAAATTACTTGTGACGTGTGATAGAGCTGCATAAGTCTTACCTAAGTCTCCAGCTGACTTTATGTCGATGTTATCGAAACCGCTGCCAATGCGGACAATTATGCGAAGTCCTTTAAACTTTTCCAGATCTTCTCTCATCAGGGTGATGGTGTGGTACATGAGCGCACCCACTGCTTCATTTAACACCTAAGAGACAGAGAGTACagtgaataaaaatatactttacaACAGAATTGTGTTCATATCTTTCATATCAACTCTGAACATTTCAATCACcttttaaaactgtaaaattaaacaaacgtttgaacaaaatacaaacaacagaacatttataaccaaatcaaaatgttaaacgaatatcttCGAGATTGTATTATATAGttaagattaaaaaataaatgtaactaaCTAAAAACTGAATCCCGAGGTGCTTCTgtaccagtgtttacatcttgtgaaaTGGtctatatatgtgtatatatatatatgaagagtttggttccaaaatgagatatctcagatacattttcaaaaatcatgttttttatcatgttatcatagttttattgtgttttattgtgttagttagctgtatttttgagttattatggcttaaatcaaaacaacccaactgcagttggatttatattaattggaatgcacaataaaaatacatgatttttgaaaatttataaaaaaaatgttatctcattttggaaccaaactcttcatatatatactgtatatatactgtatatatatatatatataatatatataatataatatatacatatatatgtgACCCCTGGAAacaaaccagtcttatgggtcaatttttcgaaattgagattgtttacataatctgaaagctgaataaataagatgtCTATAGATAATATgagttgttaggataggacaatatctgggtgagatacaaccgtttaaaactcaggaatctgagagcgcaaaaaaaatcaaatagttgagaaatcgcctttgaagttgttaatcaggggcactgtggcagaccatccactcacaaaaataaagtttttatatatttaaggtaggaaatttacaaaatatcttcatggaacatgatctttacttaatatcctaatgatttggCTAatagaaaaatcgataattttgaccacacacaatgtatttttgtcttttactaaaaatgttcccgtgctactttaAGACTGTTTtgtggatttgtgtgtgtgtgtgtgtgcgtgcgtgcgtgcgtgcgtgcgtgcgtgcgtgcgtgcgtgcgtgcgtgcgtgcgtgcgtgcgtgcgtgcgtgcgtgcgtgcgtgcgtgcgtgtgtgtgtgtgtgtcaaaaaatctgtatatgtatataagaCATTATATATTGTGACTGTAAGACTGCAAcacaccactatttattttgacTAAACGTATCACAAATTCAGCTTTAAGACGCAAGATCTTTACTGTAGAGGATTTACAATGATAATAAGTTGACAACACTTGACACAATCTAATAAGGCAAGCTCTGAAGTATATTAATGGTAAATACACAGCATAAATGGTATTACCACATCACGGTCCGGGATGATGATGAAAAACATAATTCATCAAAATGAATCACAACATTAAGTGATCGCTGTTGTTTATGAGCTGCAACAAAACGAAACATATTCCTACTGCCAAATATCATTTCCATTGCGTTCAGTTGACAGTTTCACGTCACTTCATCATTTTCTAATCATTTCTCTTCCAGACACACAATTGATTTTCTATGTCATCAGAATGACGGCACAGTTGAGCAGcagtattgtaaataagtcTAATAAGATGGCTCTTTGTAGGTTTGTGGACGGGGGCAGTAAGGGAGTGCCATCTGTCTGAGCAGGCCTGGGGAGCGTTCTTTGAGAATCAACCTGGCAGCCGCCCAGGACACAGAACATGCAAAGAGCAATCGGCAAATCAGCAAAGAACGGTCGGGCTGGGCAACACTTAATGTCTAAATGAGCACGTAAACAAATTTAAGGGGAGTTAATATTTATACGACAAGGAATCTAGTGATTTATGTTGAGAGTGAATGATTTATGGCGCCCGCTGATTGCTGATCTTTTGTGTGTAACAGTTGACTGAATCCAGCAAATGGGTTTAATTTAGATGAATGTGGAGCACGGAAGAGAAAATGGTCACTCTTAATAATATTGACAGGAGTGAATCAACCTTACATGCACTTCAATGAATGACACACTTGCTCTTTTTTGTTGAGCTAGTTGTATTTCATCAACAAACACTTGAACGTATATGACTATAATGTGTCGGCcacaacttttttaaataaagcatgTCTTTTTTCCCAAGAGAAACAGTAAACAGTCTTGCCATGACGTGCATTTTGCAAGTACTAAAATGAAACTGGAACAGCTTTGTATGGTATGTTAACATGTTTTGACTTCCATCTTTTAATTATATTtgactaaaatgtaaaataaataatgatataaaataaaatatgacataATATTGTTCATCGTGGACTGCTGGCCataataaaagtgaaaaaatgttatatttgcaAGTCCTGTGAGTTAAGACACACTTGTAATGCTGTGGTTACACCAAACGTGAATTCTTTTCGATTTgcacgagtaaattacatacaaagtcaatgcaaagacacgATTAGAAGCGAACAATAGACGTGCGTCTAAATTTCAATTCAAAATTTTAGTCTAGATTTCAAATCGAGCGAGAAATCCACGcgaagagctcattgacacctaCTGTTTGATACGTCCGGACGTGTGAAGACACTCCCCGTCGTGTGATATTTTGTCGCGTCACTTTTcgcgcgagtaataaagagagGTAAACGCAATgatttgcgtttggtgtgaacacagcattaaaCTTTACAATAAGTTCGTTTTTGTTAAAAGTTCAATTAAAACAGTTCACTTTAGTTAATAGACACAATGAACATTAACAATTGTATCGGCGttaacaaagatgaataaatgctgaaaaactatattgctcttTATTATTTGTTGGTTAacgcatttactaatgttaacaaatacaacctaaAGTAAATGAATAACAATAAGCATTAAGTACTACTTTCATGCCGAAACATCACACCAAATTTGATTCCAGACATTGGCTTTTAACAAATGCTAAAGACAATGACCAATAGCCGCAAGGAAGAGGTTAGaggaatgaaataaataaatcacatgAAGTACAGCGAGTAGGATGGCTGTGAGATTTCATCACACTACCCAGTGAATTCATCTAATAAATCATTCTACTCATTTCTGGCAAAAACGCTCTCGGCCTTATAAATATTACTTCAATTGTGCAATCTACTTTTTTAGCCGCTGAGATGAAGTGCTTTTTCCGAGTAACAAAGCCAAAGAGGCTTCGTCATGTCGAGCCAGTGGGATGTCTGATGCACTGCACAACCACGTTGTAAcctatattacattatatattcATCTGAGCGATAAAATACCACGTCCTACATGAAATGCCATTCACAATGCGTTTAACTAGTGAAGTAGTGGAAAGtagtatgtgaccctggaccacaaaaccagtcttaaagtgatagttcacccaaaaatgaaaattctgtcatcatttactcaccctcctgtcacttcaaacctgtatgattttctttcttctgcggaacacaaaagaagatattttgaagaatgttggtaaccgaacagcggtggcagccatagacttctattgtatggacacaaacccaatgcaagtcaatggctgccatcgctgttcggtcaacaacatttttctaaatatcttcttttgtgttctgcggaagaaagaaactcatacaggtttgacatgacaagagggttagtaaatgatgacagaattttcatttttgagtgaaaggGAAATAGCGTTTTGAAGTAGTAAGGGAACATTTAAGTAAtaaccaaaaatacattgtgtgggtcaaaatcatcgatttatttttgtgagtattGTGCTATAgggacttcatttggacaactttaaaggcaattttctcaatattttttgCACCCTTAGATTCCAGATTGTGTTCAGATAGGTGTATCTCAGCCAAATATcatcctatcctaacaaaccatatgtcaatggaaagcttatttattcagctttatgtaaaaatgatgtaaaaatatcaatttaaaaaaactgagaaactggttttgttgtccagtgtcACATACATGTATGGCAAGACCTTGTTTAATCAATTGGGATTTGATTGGACTATGAAACGTTTCCCTTCCCACGTGGCCTTAAATACATTCGTGGAAAAAAATTACTACATTTTGAAGATTGATTACTTCTCTGAAGTACTGCACTGACAAATCTTGCATAATAACACTTACTAAAACAGTAAGTAAAAGTGCTGTTTTGACTTCAACTAACGCTACCGAATCAAAACAGTAAGTGAAAGTAGTACAGGTACCTTCTCGTGAATCTCCTGGGTGGACTGAGCATCACAGAAGGCCACAGTGGCCACGTCCTTCAGGACGGGCATCTCCACAGTGCAGTCCCGCCCATCCAGCAGTGCCACCAGAGGACGAGGGTGCATGGGCCCATTCATTATGGGAGGCCTGATCCCTGCAGACAACAATACATCACATATGAcatgttttgttcttttgtacaaatgtgttttattcatcTGAACATGACGCTAACAACTTTATTTTCTATGCATAGCTAAAAGCTAAAAATTCACTGCTCAAATATAAATcttcctaaaacacacacacacacacacacacacacacacacacacacacacacacacggaatATAAAGATGCACATTTGGCTCACGGACAAACACAACTATTGAATGCTAAGGTCCCTCGTTAGAGAAGAACTCTTAAAATAGTCACATTCACAAGCacagaaacatgaaaacatttcaCATTAGCATATAACTCACACatttccaaaaacaaaacacaatgaaGGTTCACTCCAGGCTTTTTAGAAGGATTGCAAATATAAGTGAAGTAAATTGCAAATATCTTTATTCGTTGAttgtttactgtataataatcatgtaaaatgtgtttttcatgttttgactgcttttgggtgaataaatgttagGTTGGTGTTTTCAAGGTTCAAGGTTCCAAGTTATTATAATCCCAAAGggtgaaaaaaaacacacaaacattgtaAAAGTATgattaaaatgtgaataaaagaaTCAATACTTCAAAATTGATGATGTCATAGTGTCAGTGAAATCGTCTTTTTACAGCACAAACCACAAAAAGGTGAGAGTTGTTGGGTGAGAATTAAAGACTAAATAATTAGATTAATTGAGAGTGTTACTCATACAAGGAACTAACTGCACACTTGTTTTATAATCATGTTTTATAATAACAATGACTGAAGTCGGTGTGTGATAAAGACAGCAATAGGGCTGTCACACGATTAATCGTGACTAAtcgtttacaaaataaaagtttttgtttacataaaatatgtgtgtgtactgtatataataataattatgtatatataaatacacacacatccatGTATACTTTtaagaaaaatgatatatgtatatattaaatatttacgtttatatacaatataaattatatataatattaaaatgtatatacatgtgcaaatatttcttaaatatatacatgtgtatgtgttttgtatttatatattcataattattatatacagtacacacacatatcttatgtaaagaaaaacttttattttgcaaacgATTAGTCACGATTAATCGTGTGACAGCCCTAGACAGCAACACCTGTGGGGCTAATTTTGCTGTTTTTCCATCACCTGCTCCTCAGCACTTAGCTACATGTACTGAACAGAGATCAGcgatattgtattttttttagactaaaaaatgtttcattttgggATCAACACTCATTGGCTACTTGTCTGATACACAATATTCGCTGTCATTCCACCTAccttcacaaaaaaatatttatacatttttttgaggGCAAAGGTAGCCAATGGCTACTGATTTATCTAATAATTATACTGATTTATAATAAACTGAAtgaattaaatttacatttacattagatacagattacatatttactattctttaatagttttatttacaatgttCAGTTTTGAGATGCAAGGTGTTAGAGTTTCTGAAAGCTATTCTAACACCTCTCGGATTGGGACAATATTCATCAGAAGCAGGTTGCGGTTGATGACACCATACGAGCAGCACAAAATGTGCATCTGTGAACTTGACCTCTCCCAGATATAATCATTCACGACCTGCATGTGCAGACATGGTATAATCATGCCAATAAGACGCAGACACACCCACTACTATCAGCCCCACACACTTCTT is from Triplophysa rosa linkage group LG13, Trosa_1v2, whole genome shotgun sequence and encodes:
- the LOC130563520 gene encoding C-terminal-binding protein 1 isoform X2 — its product is MQGIRPPIMNGPMHPRPLVALLDGRDCTVEMPVLKDVATVAFCDAQSTQEIHEKVLNEAVGALMYHTITLMREDLEKFKGLRIIVRIGSGFDNIDIKSAGDLGIAVCNMPAASVEETADSTMCHILNLYRRTTWLHQALREGTRVQSVEQIREVASGAARIRGETLGIIGLGRVGQGVALRAKAFGFNVIFYDPYLSDGMERALGLQRVNTLQDLLFHSDCVTLHCSLNEHNHHLINDFTIKQMRQGAFLVNTARGGLVDEKALAQALKEGRIRGAALDVHETEPFSFSQGPLKDAPNLICTPHAAWYSEQASIEMREEAAREIRRAITGRIPDSLKNCVNKEFLTQTTHWAGMDPAVVHPELNGSYRYPQGVASLVSGGLPPPVEGIMPSTVPITHSLATVAHPPHAPSPGQTGKPEPDREQHPNEQL
- the LOC130563520 gene encoding C-terminal-binding protein 1 isoform X1, with translation MGSSHLLNKGLPLGIRPPIMNGPMHPRPLVALLDGRDCTVEMPVLKDVATVAFCDAQSTQEIHEKVLNEAVGALMYHTITLMREDLEKFKGLRIIVRIGSGFDNIDIKSAGDLGIAVCNMPAASVEETADSTMCHILNLYRRTTWLHQALREGTRVQSVEQIREVASGAARIRGETLGIIGLGRVGQGVALRAKAFGFNVIFYDPYLSDGMERALGLQRVNTLQDLLFHSDCVTLHCSLNEHNHHLINDFTIKQMRQGAFLVNTARGGLVDEKALAQALKEGRIRGAALDVHETEPFSFSQGPLKDAPNLICTPHAAWYSEQASIEMREEAAREIRRAITGRIPDSLKNCVNKEFLTQTTHWAGMDPAVVHPELNGSYRYPQGVASLVSGGLPPPVEGIMPSTVPITHSLATVAHPPHAPSPGQTGKPEPDREQHPNEQL